From Calditrichota bacterium, one genomic window encodes:
- a CDS encoding response regulator, translating to MKALVVEDDFTSRKVLQKLLIENFETDIAVDGEEAWIAFKQAFTNNEKYDVIFLDIMMPKKDGLQLLIEIRQFEEENGVLGLDGVKVIMTTALDDSKNVLNAFKAGCEGYVVKPYNRQKIYDKLEELGLMNGE from the coding sequence ATGAAAGCACTTGTTGTTGAAGATGATTTTACAAGCCGAAAGGTTTTACAGAAGCTTTTAATAGAAAATTTTGAAACAGATATTGCGGTTGATGGAGAAGAAGCTTGGATTGCATTTAAACAAGCTTTTACAAATAATGAAAAATATGATGTTATTTTTCTTGATATAATGATGCCTAAAAAAGATGGTTTGCAGTTGCTTATAGAAATAAGACAGTTTGAAGAAGAAAATGGTGTTCTAGGCCTGGATGGTGTAAAAGTGATTATGACCACAGCGCTTGATGATAGTAAAAATGTTTTAAACGCATTTAAGGCAGGATGTGAAGGCTATGTTGTGAAACCTTACAACCGGCAAAAAATCTATGATAAGCTAGAAGAATTGGGCTTGATGAACGGCGAGTAA
- a CDS encoding ATP-binding protein, with protein MNHFKVSKNEQGLLLEFNSYFINVDRAIEEIVKHIKKESDYGGTFELNVILREVFTNAIRHGNQNNPQKKVWVKLFWENGEWQFNIKDEGIGFNPSKEMDQKSDVLTPHGMGLTIISSLGYDLHYNSRDKSLNLIKENNRNNIK; from the coding sequence ATGAATCACTTTAAAGTTAGCAAAAATGAGCAAGGACTATTGCTGGAATTCAATTCATATTTTATAAATGTAGATAGGGCTATCGAAGAGATTGTAAAACATATTAAAAAAGAATCAGATTATGGTGGAACTTTTGAGTTGAATGTAATTTTGCGTGAAGTGTTTACAAATGCAATTAGACACGGAAATCAAAACAACCCTCAAAAAAAAGTATGGGTTAAGCTTTTTTGGGAAAACGGTGAGTGGCAATTCAATATTAAAGATGAAGGAATCGGTTTTAATCCTTCGAAAGAGATGGATCAAAAATCGGATGTATTAACCCCTCATGGTATGGGGTTAACAATAATATCTTCACTTGGGTATGATTTACATTACAATAGCAGAGACAAAAGTTTAAACCTAATAAAAGAAAATAATAGAAATAATATAAAGTAG
- a CDS encoding STAS domain-containing protein, translating to MSQVSELVVQPDYDIVTSKCDDLRDKLRKSFKDGVKQITIDLNNVNIVDSTGLSVLISAHNSLKKEGESLKLVNVSENILKLLAITRLDKHFAIQNN from the coding sequence ATGAGTCAAGTTAGTGAATTAGTTGTCCAGCCTGACTATGACATTGTAACATCCAAATGTGATGATCTTAGGGACAAATTGAGAAAGTCTTTTAAGGATGGAGTAAAGCAGATAACAATTGATTTAAACAATGTAAACATTGTTGATTCAACAGGGCTTTCAGTTTTAATATCCGCCCATAATTCGCTAAAAAAGGAAGGCGAAAGTCTTAAGTTGGTAAATGTGTCTGAAAATATTTTAAAACTTTTGGCTATTACCCGTTTAGATAAGCATTTCGCAATACAAAACAACTAA
- a CDS encoding response regulator encodes MREKLKVLIVEDVFLIQRMLQKLILEYADCQSAENGKKAVELYTSEYFNGEPFDVIFLDIFMPEMDGIEVLQSIRLFEDELKMKPEEKINIIMVTSMSNNNMIQKAKNLGCNGYITKPFSREQIISELKRLGLVKKAEGRFKTS; translated from the coding sequence ATGAGAGAAAAATTAAAAGTACTTATTGTTGAAGATGTTTTTCTAATTCAACGAATGCTACAAAAGCTTATTTTGGAATATGCCGATTGCCAAAGTGCGGAAAATGGTAAAAAAGCTGTAGAACTTTATACAAGCGAGTATTTTAATGGTGAACCATTTGATGTAATTTTTCTTGATATATTTATGCCTGAAATGGATGGAATTGAGGTTTTACAAAGTATTCGTCTTTTTGAAGATGAATTAAAAATGAAACCGGAAGAGAAAATTAATATTATTATGGTTACATCAATGTCAAATAACAATATGATTCAAAAAGCAAAAAACCTTGGCTGTAACGGCTATATTACAAAACCATTCTCAAGAGAACAGATTATTAGCGAACTGAAAAGATTAGGATTGGTGAAAAAAGCAGAAGGAAGGTTTAAAACGAGTTAA
- a CDS encoding flagellar basal body rod protein FlgB — translation MKIFNSAKILLYKQALDVHTKEHEAIAKNVANAHNTNYKRVKTDFSDELKVALNQTLKQSDVRHMDSKGSSGVSEGAEEEGVDLNEEMANLAVNQIRFDFVSNMLKKAYRGLNTSITGRTS, via the coding sequence ATGAAAATATTTAATTCAGCAAAGATTTTGCTTTATAAACAAGCTCTGGATGTTCATACAAAAGAGCATGAAGCGATCGCAAAAAATGTTGCTAATGCGCATAATACAAATTATAAAAGGGTAAAAACGGATTTTTCCGATGAGCTCAAAGTTGCGCTAAACCAGACTCTTAAACAGTCAGATGTGAGACATATGGATTCTAAAGGAAGTTCTGGTGTTAGCGAAGGCGCGGAAGAAGAAGGGGTTGATTTGAATGAAGAAATGGCAAATTTAGCTGTCAATCAAATCCGTTTTGATTTTGTAAGTAATATGTTAAAGAAAGCCTATCGTGGGCTTAACACAAGCATTACAGGTAGAACATCATAA
- the flgC gene encoding flagellar basal body rod protein FlgC, producing MKVQGILAAIKTTMGGLNTQMRRMELISDNIANAEKTPDKNGEVYKRKVLVADSKNNSGQFSEQLKLKLNRSDKDHMSPGIDNLKGNKNRPGFEVAEQDNEISVYEPNHPMADENGYVRKPDVNLVEEMVDLVSATRVYEANVTVINAAKNIAKKSMEI from the coding sequence ATGAAAGTACAAGGAATTCTGGCAGCAATTAAAACAACTATGGGAGGCTTAAACACCCAGATGCGTAGAATGGAACTTATTTCTGATAATATTGCGAACGCTGAAAAAACCCCGGATAAGAATGGTGAAGTTTACAAACGCAAAGTTTTGGTTGCTGATTCAAAGAACAATTCCGGGCAATTTTCTGAACAATTAAAATTGAAATTGAACAGATCGGACAAAGACCACATGAGCCCGGGAATTGATAACCTTAAAGGCAATAAAAACCGACCTGGTTTTGAAGTAGCGGAGCAGGATAATGAGATATCGGTGTATGAACCAAACCACCCGATGGCAGATGAAAACGGTTATGTGCGTAAACCGGATGTTAATCTTGTTGAAGAAATGGTTGACCTCGTTTCTGCAACACGCGTTTATGAGGCAAACGTTACAGTAATTAATGCTGCAAAAAACATAGCCAAAAAATCAATGGAGATTTAA
- the fliE gene encoding flagellar hook-basal body complex protein FliE yields MSSIDQLASVDLHNLIRATNNQQSENISEADKKDFGDTITDFIKSVNQKSKEAGQLATDVVQGKSQNLHEAMAAMEESGLSFKLMLEIRNKLLESFKEVQRMQV; encoded by the coding sequence ATGTCAAGTATCGATCAACTGGCTTCGGTGGATTTGCACAATCTAATCCGCGCGACAAACAATCAGCAAAGTGAGAATATTTCTGAAGCAGACAAAAAGGACTTTGGAGATACAATCACAGATTTTATTAAGTCTGTAAATCAAAAATCTAAAGAAGCCGGACAATTGGCAACAGATGTTGTTCAAGGGAAATCGCAAAATTTGCATGAAGCAATGGCTGCAATGGAAGAATCGGGTTTAAGTTTTAAGCTAATGTTAGAAATACGAAATAAACTTCTTGAATCCTTCAAAGAAGTACAGAGAATGCAGGTATAA
- the fliF gene encoding flagellar M-ring protein FliF yields MNDVVAQLTQFFLQYSLKQRAIITAIIVGFLSIVIALLMWANKTEYELLFANLAPQDASEIVTNLSNDKIKYRLENGGTTIYVQQDKMEEMRIRFHSLGAGSNAPQGFDDIFDPEKQNIGETTNMQRVKIIRAKEGELMKTLNSMIWIKGSRVHLNIPERRLFEDDRRGSASVFLVLNRSSVQESQIKSIPALISGSIDGIQPEDVRVMDSRGNLLYNGEKENTLGLSGTQWELTNSVSNEIKLKARNIVESSVGFGNSSVQVGVELNFDQVQQTIEDIDPDDVTVLSEEIINESNQDNVDSSTAAVENSVTNYEFSKTVRNIVHGTGNIKRLSVAVAVNGKYETIITDDGEENQQYVPRTPQELEDLTTLVKGAIGYNEERGDVVNVINIQFADPVVYEGGFIDNFKDFEMWKEIFMYLLIAVGLYLGFNLVKGLMNTEATSKILIPFELQKKALASGKENSLIAAAKEKTPEEEIDEDIYIAKLSPEARARMKANDKMTQDVIAFAEQNPEQVTGLMRAWLAEQPKA; encoded by the coding sequence ATGAACGATGTGGTGGCCCAACTCACTCAGTTTTTCTTACAATACTCTTTAAAGCAAAGGGCAATTATCACGGCAATAATTGTTGGCTTTTTATCAATTGTAATTGCATTGTTAATGTGGGCAAATAAAACAGAGTATGAATTACTTTTTGCAAACCTTGCTCCTCAGGATGCAAGTGAAATTGTAACAAACCTAAGTAATGATAAAATAAAATACAGGTTGGAAAACGGCGGAACTACAATTTATGTGCAGCAGGATAAAATGGAAGAAATGCGCATTCGTTTTCACAGCCTGGGTGCTGGTAGCAATGCTCCACAAGGGTTTGATGATATTTTTGATCCGGAGAAGCAAAATATCGGAGAGACGACAAACATGCAGCGGGTAAAAATAATCCGTGCAAAAGAAGGCGAGCTAATGAAAACCCTTAATTCCATGATTTGGATAAAGGGAAGCAGGGTTCATTTAAATATCCCGGAAAGAAGATTGTTTGAAGATGACCGACGCGGATCGGCCTCCGTTTTTCTGGTTTTAAACAGATCGTCTGTTCAGGAATCGCAGATAAAAAGCATACCGGCTTTAATCTCCGGAAGCATTGATGGAATACAACCAGAAGATGTGCGGGTAATGGATTCTCGGGGGAATTTGCTTTATAACGGCGAGAAAGAAAACACGCTTGGACTTTCCGGAACACAGTGGGAATTAACCAATTCTGTATCCAATGAAATAAAATTAAAAGCACGCAATATAGTTGAAAGCAGCGTTGGTTTTGGCAATTCAAGTGTTCAGGTTGGTGTTGAATTAAATTTTGATCAGGTTCAACAGACAATTGAAGATATTGATCCGGATGATGTAACCGTTTTAAGTGAAGAGATAATAAATGAATCCAACCAGGATAATGTTGACTCATCTACCGCTGCTGTTGAGAACAGCGTAACAAATTATGAATTTAGCAAAACTGTAAGAAATATAGTTCATGGTACAGGAAATATAAAAAGACTTTCGGTTGCTGTTGCAGTAAACGGAAAATATGAAACAATTATTACGGATGATGGCGAAGAAAACCAACAATACGTTCCAAGAACTCCACAGGAACTGGAGGACTTAACAACATTGGTGAAAGGCGCGATTGGTTATAATGAAGAGCGTGGAGATGTGGTTAATGTCATAAACATTCAGTTTGCCGATCCGGTTGTTTATGAAGGCGGATTCATCGACAATTTTAAAGATTTTGAAATGTGGAAAGAAATTTTCATGTACTTGCTGATTGCAGTTGGTCTTTACCTGGGTTTTAATCTTGTAAAAGGTTTAATGAATACAGAAGCCACCAGCAAAATTCTTATCCCGTTTGAGCTTCAGAAGAAAGCTTTGGCAAGTGGAAAAGAAAACAGTTTAATAGCAGCAGCAAAAGAAAAAACACCGGAAGAAGAAATTGATGAAGATATTTATATTGCAAAGCTAAGTCCTGAAGCACGTGCAAGGATGAAAGCAAATGATAAAATGACTCAGGATGTAATCGCGTTTGCTGAACAAAATCCAGAGCAAGTCACCGGATTAATGCGAGCCTGGTTAGCAGAACAACCTAAAGCATAA
- the fliG gene encoding flagellar motor switch protein FliG, with product MAEEVKEQTEEKQQIQPLSAVEKCALLMVSFGSEIAGEIMRSFTEKEGEKISIAIATMYNVPVETLSQTIEEFYQMMMANKYIVQGGLGYAREALENAYGLKKAEEILKRVEAATEVSAFYLLQTVDDKQLLNFLQNEHPQTAALILANLKPQQAAGILSELPEEYQYEIAYRVATMEKTSPELIEDIEDVLREQMGSIFGGGLSKTGGVGTVAEILNSVSRTSEKNILTNLRERDADLASEINDMMFIFEDLIGLPAAVIQSILKEVQSNSIAMALKATTPELRDKIFDNMSERAAGMLKEELDYMGPVRLKDVETAQKDILDVARKLEETGEIQLTRGEEEELVG from the coding sequence ATGGCAGAAGAAGTAAAAGAACAAACTGAAGAAAAACAGCAGATACAACCACTATCGGCAGTTGAAAAATGCGCCTTGTTAATGGTTTCCTTTGGCTCAGAAATAGCTGGCGAAATAATGCGCAGTTTCACTGAAAAAGAAGGTGAGAAAATTTCAATTGCAATTGCAACCATGTACAATGTTCCGGTTGAAACACTAAGCCAAACCATCGAAGAGTTTTACCAAATGATGATGGCCAATAAGTACATTGTTCAGGGTGGTTTAGGGTATGCTCGGGAAGCACTTGAAAATGCTTATGGCCTTAAAAAAGCAGAAGAAATTTTGAAACGTGTTGAAGCGGCAACAGAAGTTAGTGCCTTTTACTTACTACAAACTGTGGATGACAAACAACTATTAAACTTTTTACAAAATGAACATCCCCAGACTGCAGCATTAATTCTGGCCAACTTAAAACCACAGCAAGCGGCGGGAATACTCTCGGAGTTACCGGAGGAGTATCAATATGAAATCGCTTACAGGGTTGCTACTATGGAAAAAACATCTCCTGAATTAATTGAAGATATTGAGGATGTTTTAAGAGAACAAATGGGCTCTATTTTTGGTGGTGGCTTAAGCAAAACAGGTGGTGTTGGCACTGTTGCAGAAATTCTTAATTCTGTTTCCCGTACATCAGAGAAAAATATTCTTACCAATTTACGAGAACGTGATGCAGACCTGGCTTCTGAAATTAATGATATGATGTTTATATTTGAAGATTTGATTGGACTTCCGGCAGCTGTTATACAATCAATTCTGAAAGAAGTACAATCAAATTCCATTGCCATGGCATTAAAAGCTACAACTCCGGAACTGCGTGATAAGATATTTGATAATATGTCTGAACGTGCGGCGGGTATGCTAAAAGAGGAATTAGATTATATGGGACCTGTGAGGCTCAAAGATGTTGAAACGGCCCAAAAAGACATTCTCGATGTTGCAAGGAAGCTGGAAGAAACCGGCGAGATACAACTAACGCGTGGCGAAGAAGAGGAACTGGTAGGATAA
- the fliI gene encoding flagellar protein export ATPase FliI, translating to MSYLQNKFEQFKADAPFMNPVLVDGKVSKAAGLIIEATSKSGTVGDVCDIFLQPGQSVRSEIVGFKNNKILLMPLGETVGVAPGSRVRLNPEPLKVPVSNALLGRVLNGLGAPIDGKAPVFSKNMRSVYNAPPNPLIRQRITERLETGIRAIDGLVTLGKGQRVGIFAGSGVGKSVLLGMMARYTDADVNVIVMVGERGREVRDFIERDLGEEGLKKSVVIVATSDQAATVRIKSALIGTTIAEYFRDQGKNVLLLMDSLTRVSMAQREIGLAIGEPPASKGYTPSVFALMPRLLERAGNSDKGSITGLYTVLVDGDDMDEPIADAARSILDGHIVLSRKIATKGHYPAIDVLESVSRVKNEVMTDNQKNISLKLLEQMATYRESEDLINIGAYSKGTSTKIDNAIDNTENINTFLRQDIEDKSNFLQTMGKLEEIGKGAL from the coding sequence ATGAGTTATCTCCAGAATAAATTTGAGCAATTTAAAGCGGATGCACCGTTTATGAATCCCGTTTTAGTTGACGGCAAAGTAAGCAAAGCGGCCGGATTAATAATTGAAGCAACTTCAAAGTCTGGTACTGTCGGTGATGTATGTGATATTTTCCTGCAACCGGGGCAATCTGTCCGCTCGGAAATTGTTGGATTTAAAAATAATAAAATTTTGCTTATGCCTTTAGGAGAAACCGTTGGAGTCGCTCCCGGAAGCAGGGTTCGTTTAAATCCGGAGCCTTTAAAAGTTCCGGTGAGCAATGCCTTGTTGGGAAGAGTTCTAAATGGCCTTGGTGCACCGATTGATGGAAAAGCGCCTGTTTTTTCAAAGAATATGCGCAGTGTTTACAACGCGCCTCCAAACCCGCTAATTCGTCAGCGCATAACGGAAAGACTGGAAACAGGTATCCGCGCAATTGATGGGCTGGTTACTTTGGGCAAAGGGCAACGTGTGGGGATTTTTGCAGGTAGTGGTGTTGGTAAAAGTGTGCTATTAGGGATGATGGCACGCTATACCGATGCCGATGTAAATGTAATTGTTATGGTTGGGGAACGTGGCCGGGAAGTACGAGATTTTATTGAACGGGATCTCGGCGAAGAAGGCCTAAAAAAATCTGTTGTGATTGTTGCAACTTCGGACCAGGCAGCCACGGTTCGCATAAAAAGCGCCTTAATCGGGACAACCATTGCAGAGTATTTTCGGGATCAGGGCAAAAATGTTTTATTGCTGATGGATTCGTTGACAAGGGTTTCAATGGCACAAAGAGAAATTGGCCTTGCGATTGGTGAGCCGCCGGCTTCAAAAGGGTATACACCGTCTGTATTTGCTTTAATGCCAAGATTGTTGGAACGGGCGGGAAACAGTGACAAAGGCAGTATAACCGGGCTTTACACGGTTTTAGTAGATGGCGATGATATGGATGAACCAATCGCTGATGCGGCACGCTCAATTTTAGACGGCCATATTGTTTTATCTAGAAAAATTGCCACAAAAGGCCACTATCCGGCAATCGATGTTTTGGAAAGTGTGAGCCGCGTTAAAAATGAGGTTATGACTGATAATCAAAAAAATATATCGTTAAAACTTTTAGAGCAAATGGCAACATATCGCGAATCGGAAGATTTGATAAACATTGGTGCATATAGCAAAGGCACAAGTACAAAAATAGATAACGCAATTGACAATACTGAAAACATTAACACATTTTTACGCCAGGATATCGAAGATAAATCAAACTTTTTGCAAACCATGGGTAAGCTGGAAGAAATTGGAAAAGGTGCATTGTGA
- the fliJ gene encoding flagellar export protein FliJ has product MAKFNFPLQKLLNLKKYSEDQKAISLGQAQAALNKELYQLKTFEEMKNSLFNGDDFISVNLNALRSSNEYLIQINNQIEQQKQKIALAEKEVDEKRTVLMKANQEKKSVELLKDNQKQVFKKEANRVSQIKEDEVASRIVQSNRM; this is encoded by the coding sequence ATGGCAAAATTTAATTTTCCTTTACAAAAACTGCTAAATCTTAAAAAGTACAGCGAAGATCAGAAAGCGATTTCACTAGGTCAGGCACAAGCGGCTTTGAATAAAGAGCTATACCAATTGAAAACTTTTGAAGAAATGAAAAATTCTCTTTTTAACGGTGATGATTTTATTAGTGTAAATTTAAATGCACTACGCTCATCCAACGAATATCTGATCCAGATAAACAACCAGATTGAGCAGCAGAAACAAAAAATCGCTCTGGCAGAAAAAGAGGTGGATGAAAAGAGAACCGTTTTGATGAAAGCTAATCAGGAAAAAAAATCAGTTGAATTGTTAAAAGATAACCAAAAACAGGTTTTTAAAAAGGAAGCCAACAGGGTTTCACAAATAAAAGAAGACGAAGTTGCTTCACGAATAGTTCAAAGTAACAGAATGTGA